Proteins encoded within one genomic window of Trichoderma asperellum chromosome 2, complete sequence:
- the VPS4 gene encoding Vacuolar protein sorting-associated protein 4 (BUSCO:EOG092D2BYU), with protein MSVNFRDRAIAEVQKAIAADNDKEYQKAFDLYMSSMELWVKALKWEKNKAIKATMQEKMATYLDRAEKLKQFLQSESESNANGGKTPMGANGSSAGGKAKPSAEDEDSKKLRNALSGAILQERPNVRWEDIAGLEGAKETLKEAVVLPIKFPTLFQGKRQAWKGILLYGPPGTGKSYLAKAVATEANSTFFSISSSDLVSKWMGESERLVKLLFSMARENKPSVIFIDEIDALCGPRGEGESEASRRIKTEILVQMDGVGNDSKGILVLGATNIPWQLDAAIRRRFQRRVHIGLPDINGRARMFKLAIGDTDTALQPSDYNTLATLSEGFSGSDISNVVQHALMRPVRKILQATHFKPVMKNGNRMLTPCSPGDDEKIEMTYDDVKPDELLAPDVSLADFEIALGDSHPTVSKDDIEKQIEWTNEFGSEGA; from the exons ATGTCCGTCAACTTTCGAGACCGGGCTATCGCCGAGGTCCAAAAGGCTATTGCCGCGGACAACGACAAGGAATACCAAAAGGCCTTCGATCTCTACATGTCGTCGATGGAGCTGTGGGTCAAGGCGCTGAAGTgggagaagaacaaggccatcaaggccACTATGCAGGAAAAGATGGCCACCTACTTAGACCGCGCCGAAAAGCTGAAGCAATTCTTACAAtccgagagcgagagcaaTGCGAACGGCGGGAAAACCCCCATGGGGGCCAATGGATCTAGCGCGGGAGGCAAGGCCAAGCCGTCggcagaagacgaagatagCAAGAAGCTTCGCAATGCGCTGTCAGGCGCCATTCTTCAAGAGCGGCCAAACGTGAGGTGGGAAGATATTGCTGGATTGGAGGGTGCCAAGGAAACGCTGAAGGAGGCCGTCGTGCTGCCCATCAAATTCCCAACTCTGTTTCAAGGCAAGCGACAAGCATGGAAAGGCATCTTGTTGTATGGCCCTCCAGGAACCGGAAAGAGTTACTTGGCCAAAGCCGTAGCAACAGAGGCAAACAGTACCTTCTTCAGTATCAGCAGTTCCGATCTGGTGAGCAAATGGATGGGTGAGAGTGAAAG GCTGGTGAAACTCTTATTCTCCATGGCGAGAGAGAACAAACCGTCCGTCATTTTCATTGACGAGATTGATGCTCTCTGTGGCCCCAGAGGCGAAGGTGAATCCGAAGCTTCTCGACGAATCAAGACCGAAATCCTGGTGCAGATGGATGGTGTCGGGAATGACAGCAAAGGCATCCTTGTCCTGGGAGCGACCAATATTCCCTGGCAACTAGATGCTGCTATTCGTCGGCGATTCCAGAGGCGTGTTCACATTGGATTGCCTGACATTAATGGGCGTGCAAGGATGTTCAAGCTTGCTATTGGCGATACAGACACTGCTTTGCAGCCTAGCGACTATAACACTCTGGCGACCTTGTCAGAGGGCTTCTCGGGTAGCGATATCAGCAACGTTGTCCAACATGCTCTCATGAGGCCGGTCCGGAAAATTCTACAAGCTACACATTTCAAGCCA GTAATGAAAAATGGCAACCGGATGTTAACTCCTTGTTCTCCTGGAGACGACGAGAAGATTGAAATGACGTACGACGATGTAAAACCAGACGAACTGCTGGCTCCGGATGTGTCACTCGCGGATTTCGAGATCGCTTTGGGCGATTCACATCCGACGGTGTCCAAAGACGATATCGAGAAGCAGATTGAGTGGACAAATGAATTTGGCAGCGAGGGAGCTTAG
- a CDS encoding uncharacterized protein (BUSCO:EOG092D4PES), with amino-acid sequence MAEIQAKLQSLSEEYQKLQQDLQNTVASRQKLEGQRQENLGVQKEFENIGEDEVVYKLVGPVLLKQETFEAESTVKGRLDFIGGEITRLEGQIKETQENIEKKKTEIIQLQAGAQAASGGK; translated from the exons ATGGCAGAGATTCAAGCCAAGCTGCAGTCCCTGTCTGAAGAGTATCAAAAGCTCCAGCAGG ACCTTCAAAACACAGTGGCTTCGCGCCAAAAGCTAGAAGGCCAGAGACAGGAGAACCTTGGTGTGCAAAAG GAATTCGAAAATattggcgaggatgaggtCGTCTACAAGCTTGTAGGGCCCGTCTTGCTCAAGCAGGAGACTTTTGAGGCAGAGAGCACCGTCAAGGGCCGCCTGGATTTTATTGGAGGCGAAAT TACAAGATTAGAAGGTCAGATTAAGGAGACACAGGAGAAtatcgagaagaagaagactgaGATTATTCAGCTCCAAGCCGGAGCCCAAGCGGCCAGTGGAGGAAAATAG